The nucleotide sequence TCCCCAGAGACGCCCCCTCTAgtacagagactcctttcactttagccatgaaggggaagagGAGCAAGAGGGTGAAAGTCAGCGAGCGCTGAGGAGATCTAAGATGAAGGAACCAGAACTGAGATACGATAAAATTTAAACCATACCCAACCCTACTACTCATCACCCATCTTTAttatcaatatatttatttctgctCAGTAagctgagaaataaaatgtactttaatgTTCCTGTGGGGATGTTTTGTCTTGAAACAATACAAATCTTTGTAAGCACATCAGGTATCGACCGGACGTCACAATCCATACTGAAGACAGAATCTTGTCTACGTTGAAGGTCCTTTAAGGTGTCAGTTTCAGCGGGCTACCGACAGCTCTTGTCCTCATGTAACGTAAAAATGATACCAAGTTCTACAGATTTTAAATATACAGATACTGTTTTATAAATTTTgcggagaaaaagagagaaccGGGATGATAGAAGAAAAATTGTTGCATCTCTACCTTTTTTACCTCATGACATCAGGGTATAGTGAACGTTTTATTCATACTTTTATCTTTTGCCAGTGGGTCGACGTGGAACATGAAGTGAATCTGATCATCTATCGATCAGAGATCAGCGATTCTTACCGGCCACGACCTTCAGAGCAGGCTGCACCAGGCAAATGATAAGAGCTCTAAGCTTTACTGATAATACCAGGCAGTAATCCCAAATCTTATGATGCTCTGTGATACTACTCCTAGTTTGAGCTCTTAATAAATGACTCAGCAGATCACAGTAAATAAGCCTGTGTGACGGCAGAATAATAAGATGTGTCCTGGAGCTGACCTGGAAGTattttctccctcctcttcacTCTCCTGTGAGGCTGCAGCTGTTCCAGCAGCTCGTCTCCAATGATCTGAGAGATGATGCTCTCTGAGACAAGAAACGGGAGAACAATAGCAACTGTTAATTCATCTCTTTGTCCGGTTCAGGCTGTCAACACCtaagtgaaaaaaatatgtaataatatcTTACAAGTGTCTATACTTACACCACCTGTGATAAAACAATCTCTATAGTTCTGACCTAAACCCTGGTAAATGTGGACGGACTAACATAACAAGTATAGGAGAAGGAAAGGGTAACgataaaatacacaatatatacctataagacataacaatattagtaaaaataatagtattagtattaaaagaacatacataaaagattaaatgtaagaggacacaattttaaCAGACACCAACTTCTTCCCGTAATTATAGAGCAGATTCTTGCCTGGCTTTACTTAAAGCTGTGGGAATCGCATATAACGCAATGTCTGAGGAGACGTGCTAAACAGCAAATTTGGTTTTAAAAAGCTTCCAGACAGAAGTTTAGATACATCTGCAATTTATTTTGGTATGTCCAAGCACTCGCTGATTCCAATAGATATAATCCTAAAACAATTATGGCATTGTTCTGTCACCACAGCGAAAAAATAGTGccaaaattcaaattcaaaaaatacaaatgtgacaCAATCTACAAATAGAACATGAAATTCACCTGCAAACAAATCACTTTACattcaagtacaagtacaagtcactgatttctatttgtggatcatgatgtgtttatttgtagatttttaatctttttgtaTATCATGCtttatatttgtggatcatgaaGAGTCTGTTTGAGGATTTTGTATCTATTTGTAGATCGTGTTTTACATTTGCGGATCATGAGAACTTTGTTTGCggattttttatgtatttgtagattgtgttatgtgtttacaAGTTGTAATATCTGTTTGTGACTTTTAGTCTGtccattttcaatgtttttggcCCTGATTTACCTCCATAGGATACTTTCAATTCAAACTGCAAACTTCCCCTGAGAAGAATCTGACATTTAACACATTACTTTTTTTAGTAATTAGATGTATCCATCCATGAGTTCCACAGTTCACACATCCTGTGTTCTCAGGATTCTCCTGTTGAGTCTCTGCAGTCTTTTCACATTctgtttagtttaggtttataTTTAGGTTTTTGGTTTATTGGTCAGTTTGTTATCTGTTAGTTTGcttctgcttgttctgtgtagTTGTTCTGGTCAGATATCTTTAGTTTAATTATCTGCTGGTTTGTCTCTTAGTCATGTATTGGGTTTCAGACTTGTCCGTCTGTTGTCTTATTTTCAGTCTgcctgttttattgtgttttcataTGCGGTATTGTTCTGTGTACTCTGTTCTGTTAGTGCTAGTTTTAGTTCGTTTTCCCTGTTTTcccatcaaatctgatgttctgTGTGCGGGGGTGTTTAAAAGACTCTTAAGCCTCTCTGGGACAGTCTTGTCCATATTTGAAGGCCCTAGCCGTAGTGGTTTTTGATCTGGCCCAGAGCTTAAGTGTAAATATCCTAAATCATCCTTTTTATAGCGTTTTCACAAACAGGAAAAAATGGTTTTTACAAATCTGAAAGTGGGTTTCTGGCAGCATTAATGTGTTTGAAAACCTGGTTGAGTAAAGATTGTATTACTATTTACCTAAAGTATGAAAAGGACTCATAATGCATTAAAAtgttcctgtcagtgtttcattattatatctgatgtttctgctACACTAGGCCCTGTCTTGCATTTTACTGTGATAgttgtgtaaaatcattttTGGGTTGTTTTAATGGAAAGTCTTTATATTCATAGACCCAGTGCAAACTTATTGTTCTCCCCCTCTAATCAATGTGTTCTGGTAAGCTGTTTCTGTAGAGTGGTGGCAGAAGTATTCACTTTATTTAGACTACTACCACACAGTGAAAATACTGCAGATTGTGCTATGTCCCAGCCTTGACAAGCCCCCAATTCCCTCAAGGATTTACCACACTTTAATTCATTTCAgtttgcacttttcatatagagcaagCCTAGACAGTACTCTGTGATAAAATTTCCAGAGaaccaacaattcccaccaagagcaagcactaggcgagaGAGGCAAGGataacttccttttaagaggccttttgtgtacatagattATATGCTACTCAGCAAATTAAGAGATTCTAATTCTGATCTATTCTGATTCATCAAAACTTAACTTATTATCGctataataaagtaaaaactAACTAGTTTGTCTAGAATTTCTTTACTCCATCACTCCGCACTTTTGTTTCATCCCCcctaaaatacaaataatattttaaattgtattaatCACAGCCTTAAATTGcttgattaattattaattgcCTCATTTATGTCCACAAAACAGGtcagatattttgagaacacTTAAGATATTAGGTTTAATTTGAAAACCGTGCTCCCTTGAAAGAATTTGAcatttaactgtatttttaaaactggTTTATTATAATGCTGCTCAAACACTCACTGTCTCGTCCAAAGCAGCCCACTTCCTCATCCTGCAGCCGGAGGATATGCTGCAGCCAGTCAGCTTTGTAGAAGTCGAAGAAACCAGACAATCCACAAATCAGGACTGTTGACAAAGAGAAGAGGAACTTAAGTCAGTCCCTGGTACATTTAGCCTTCTGTTTTCTACACTGTTCTGCCGAAACTCCCGCTGCAACTCAACCGTGcaaggatttacatttgttcaCAGAGCAGTTTCCCTCCTTTCAGCAGTTTTACACGAGCATCAATATCTCATAAAAAGACACCTGAAGGCAGAGAGAATCAATAAAGTGTTGAATTAGTGAACAGTAAACAGACATGTCACAAACACTAAAACATGCATCACCATTGACTTAAAGCTGCTGTGGCCTGTCTGAGCCATAAAGACTAATAATATTTGATCAAAAAAGGATTCACCTATTTCATATCTTCAGTCAAAGCCTATTGCtaaaattattttgtctgattGGCTGATTTGTTTTCCATCTTTTGCGTGATTTGTTAGAAAAGGTCAAACTTGAATAATGCCTGCAAGAAACtaacacagcagagagaaactcaaaatataaataaaatatagggCAGTGTTTATACAAAGAATGTGGGATGATTAAAAGTAGGAGGTTTCATATCTGGTTTCAAAGCTAAAACCATTGGTCGCTTAATTGATTAGTCTGTTGACCAACATAAAgttaaactattttgataatcaattaatcgtgtCACtcactttttaaacaaaaaagccaaaatattcagtttacagaaTCTATAGGCTATTTTGTGTGTAGCTACAAATGTAGTttcattatgcagccttgtgctgtataataataacaacaagcTTGTACCTTGAATCTCTAATGTGAGGATTTCTTGCTTTTGTCAGATTTAGATAATTGGAAACTGAATTTTTTGGGGGTTTGGACAAAATGAGACTTCACCGCTGTTTCTAGAACATTTTGATTGGCACcatttcacttgttttttaacttttcaTAGACAAaaccattaattaattaatcaagaaTATAATTGTaagattaaacaaacagaatattctttagttgcagcccttaACAACAGTTTAACAAACCAAGGCATAGCTATCAAATTATCCAAAGGGTTTTATTAACTTGAAAAATTGTCTAAACTCGAATTTTCTCAAtgttttaaaagcatttcagaTACAAGTGTCTTACCTGACAGGAATAATATGCAAAATATATGCAGTTTGAAAtaagtaaaacatattttaaaacacatgttgaaacacaaactacaaaaaagGCAAATGTGGAGAAAAGGACAGACTCGTACCACAGTGCCCGCAGCAGAAAGACACTCACTGTTCTCGATGAAGATGTCCACCGTCTGTTCAGACAGACCGTCTCTGATGATGTCCTGGTTGGTCTTCATCATGTTGGAGCAGAAAATCTTCTCGTAGCTCCGTTCAGTCATGTTGGCTCGGGACTCTCGAGTGTCGCCTTTCAGCAGGTTGCTGCAGCCTCTCTGAGCGGGAAACACAAACCAGGAGCCGCCCAGAAACTTATAAACACATTAATGCTCTTCTCTGATAAACTGCTGATCTCTTTTTATCTTAGCATCTGCTGTCAGTTCAAAAGGTGCAGGTGTTCACCCTCAGCATGTATTCATACAAACAGATTTTAAAGCATCATGTCAAAATTAAGTTTCTAACCAACTGCAGGAAAAGTTTCTCACATGTTTAGCCTGCATCATTAATAAAAGAACATAGATCCATATGATAGTGTGGCCAAACGATATTTAACTTCCCTTTTAAGAAGCACTCTGTTTCCTGCTTTTCTGTGATAGAATAATTTGGGGTGACTTAGTTACCATTTTGCCGATCATGAAGTAGAGCAGCTGGTGGGACAGAGAGTAGTGTGGACAACCGAAACGAGTCATGGTGTCCCGGCAGGGCTTCGTGACGATGCAGGGCGTCCCGTTCATCTTCCTGctcagacacacaggtgagacagacaggtgagttcCCTCACACTGAAACGACATCACTGTTTGTCTAGTTTGTCAGGAAAtagtataaaatgtaatttcccACATCACAAATGGTTCATTTTCTGACTGTTTTGTCCGACCACCGGTCCAAACCccaaatttatttcatttatttattattttttttattatacagATCATTTATTTGATCATAAAGTTTGTTGTGAATCATTTTATGTAATAAAGAAAACAGCTAGATAATATTAACTGTAtatgtttgttagtttttttactCTAAAAACATGATGAGGACATGGAATattgaataaatgaatattgaATACTGAGCAGGAGCATCTGATCCTCTCAGGCTGCATATGGCCCCAAAAAGCTCCTCCAATCAGAGGGCAGGGCAAGAAGCAAATCAATATTTACACTTTTTCAGAGTTTGGCAGCTGGGCGATCAGAGCACTCTGTTTAGAGAGACTTTAGTGAGCGATTCAAACTAATACTGTAAACGCTGGGAGATGAAAACAGAGTCACAGAACTGGAACACACCACTACTCCCAAAAAGTCCTCAAACCtcagcaaaaaagaaaacaggtcaTTTGTCCGTGCTttccaaaatgacaaacattttctgatCTGCAATAGTAGGCAAATAAGAACTCATAAAACACCGACTGTGACTGTTAGACAGAAACCCTCCCTCCTTGTGTTTGTCGTGCTGAAATAAAGTGATGCTACGGCGTGTGCTGTTCTCTACCAGGTTCCCAGCAGCAGGGTCAGGCACTTGTCACTGAGCTGCTCGTCGTAACACTCGGTGGTCATGGAGGAGGGATAGACCAGGCTGGGGTCTGTGGAGCTCCACTCCTGAGGAATCAACCAGAAGCTCCACGACAGCAGGGGCTCAAACTCTGCAGGACACACAGGAGAGGAAGCTGAGAAGGACACCACAGGGCTCTGATTTCACAAAGGTGCAGTACAGACGGCCACAGGAGGCAGTTTGTCGCTAGAAGTCACACTGCAAGATCACAGCTGCATCTTTCAGGACCTGCTTATTTTGTCAAGAGTTTCACATGAAGGTATTAACCATTTATTAACGATGATGAACCATTTATGAATGATTATTaacaactgaaattaaatagCATGTTTTTATACTACAGTTCATCTCATCTGTAAATCTCATGTCCTGTGTTCTGCTTTGAGAAAATGTCAATAGCCAAAAGGGACACTTGCATGTGGCGTCTGTCCGTCAGTCTGTGACAATATAAATAAGACAATATCTCCAACAATAGACAATATGGGGTATATAGGGTCGCTAGGGTCGCTGAgaaaaattaatacattttgctACTCAGTTTGTAGAAAAGTCTATAAAATACAATCGTTGATAACTTAGACATGCAACCTGTGACGAGGGCTTATAAGgacatattgttttgtttttaagggacaaaagcaaaaataaagtTAGGAAAACGATGGATTACAGCCTACATgaacagtaaaaaaatatttttccttcTTGTTGATAAAAGATTTACCATGTAGACATTGGTTGGACTTATTATAATCATTGTTACTTTTTACCAATACTAATTCACATTTATCACCCGGTTATTTTAATGAGGTTTTCATGTGAGACAGTTGAGTAGATTTTGTTTACTTAGTAAAAGTGAGTTTTCAATTTGAGTAAAAGGGTTAGTGTAGCCTACTTCCCCGCTTTTCACACCACATCACATGGATTTGTGGGAAATGAAGTCCCCCTCTCTCACCTCTGTAGTATTTGGGGTCATTCTGCTGCAGGGCAGCGACGGCCTTGTCGAAGCTTTGGTCCAGACGCTTGACCAGAGCGACGGCGGAGGTTCTCTGAGCCCAGCTGACCGTGTCTGTGTGAGGCCACGTCCGAACTGCTTCCTTCAGTTCAGctgagacacaaaacaacacagagaagACATTTACAGACGTTCATGGTgcccagatgatgaatcctaactgtggtgatcctctgacttttcctgtagcgCCACCACCAGGTCAACACTTTaatgtgtccaacactttgTGAACAAATACCTCCAGAACCTAGACCATTATTTTCAGCTGCATCACTGCATGTTGATGTTTTTAGCTGTCCCTACAACCTGCTGAGCTGATAGCATAAAGACTCTTATTTAGTATAGCCAGAAACAAAACTAAGTAAATACAGGGAAACAAATACTTTGTGTTGGCAGCAGTTTCTCAGTCCACACTGACCAGCCAGCACAGAGTGTGGAGAGGTAGCTGAAGAGGAGCCAGTTCCCCTCCTGGGTGCTGAcaaggtgcccttgagcaacaTAACGAACCACTAACTCCTCTGGGCGCCTGACTATGTGGCAGCTTCGTCACTCTAACGTCTCCCCCCAACTGAATGtatatcctgtgtgtgtgtaaaaaaaaataatggagtgaattaatgtaatttacCCTAaaggggattaataaagtaattaTACTTACAGAATGAATGAAATGCCTTTTGAGATAAACAAAGAGTGAGATGAGATCACTGGATGTGAGGAAGACTTATCCAAAATCTCAGTAACCACCTAAACAATGAGCAGGGCAGTTGTTCTGATGACCCCAGAGGCCTGTTGGAGCTTTAGAAATTCACTGATAGGCTGTGTGTTGTTGGAGTCAAACCACATAACCTCTTAAAAGCAACGAGAGGTATTTTGAATTTAACAATTTAAGTATGCAGCAGAACTAGAtagatattttatttaagtttttttatttggttctttaaacttttaaataaataattcgcCTCAAACCTTTCCATGATAAGCAGGATCGCAGTCTACCATTTCGCAAAAAACACCGATGAGAGCAAACctaaaaacactgcagacattCCGTGCAGCTGACCCGTCTGTTTGCAGAGAGGAGACTCTTTCTGCTGCCCGTCTCCCGGCACAGGACTTGTTTACGTACCCTGCAGCATGAGGAAACCGACCACCCCGTCCAGGTTGATGTGCTCATGTTGCCGCTCCAGGAAGGATGCTCCCCTGGAGAGGCTGCTCAGGATGTCATCGATCACCTCCGCGTGTGACCCGCACACTGCGGCAAACAGAGCCAGCACTGCGGCTAGCTGGTGCCCTGCAGCCCGCATGTTCTCACTCGTATAATCCCAGTCTGGAGGCTCCGGGACCGTCTTGTCCGACCGAGACAGGGGAGCTGGGAGGAcaggctgtctctctctctctctctctctctctctctcctctaacAGGGGGGAGGAAACAGGCATGACGTCAGGAAGGCTTGCATTACGAAATCCAAACTTAAATTAAACTTAATACACATAATTTGCGTATTTACTTATAACATCACCTCTCACATTTTGTCAAGTAAGTCGAGACcaacatgttcactttttttctgtctcgGAACTATTCACATGTAATAGCAACTAAAGATAAAAGCTGTCTATAGAGCTATTCatgcaaaaagaacaaaaacagaactgTCTTTTCTAGACAGTAACCCCAGATTTGCGAAATCACCCTTATTCATGCACACACGTGATCCATTACAGTCGCGCTTGATAACAACATAACAGGGAACTTCTCTTAATATCTGACGAAGCATTAGAAAGTTTTTGGATTTTGTCAGAAAGTTCATACATTTACAAATTGTAGAAACTTGCGTTTGTGGAAACTGGATAATGCTTAGAGCTTCTGCATTGGCACACCAGTTAAAGTATGGGGACCAGAGATGAAAGCCGTTCAACAGTTTATTGTCCTTAGTTTCCCACTTCAACAGTTGACTGACAGATGATTGAACAGCgaaaaaaaggcaaatgaaaacaatcagtAGACAGAAGTTACTCTAACGGGTCGTAATCAAATTAAAGCACTCAATAGCTGTGAAGGATTATGGGAAAGAGGAGCAGGGCCTCATCAGGCCTTTTATCAGTTCGGGTGTGGCCTGACAGGTTGTggctaagccccgcccctctGGAACTGGGCAGGATGGAGGATTTTCTTCacaaataacaatattaataatgtgaaataaaatgtgttttattaaccAGCTGGTTTCTGAATCTGTCTTTGGATGCTGTCCCCATGAGCCTGCAAGTAGAAACTCAAAACAGGTTAAAGTTATATGTCTAGCCTGCAGTTTGTGAGCAATTCACCCAAAGAGATATTTCTCCCtttgcctttattttatttgaataggCTAATTAATGGATTTCAGAAATAGGCCTATGTCTTTTActtcacaaacaacaaaaaagaaaacatgttagGAAAAATATATAGCCAAgcattttgtttcttcttcaaTCAAATCCAAATAATTGTCTTTCTGACCCTTTAGATATTAATGTTGTGACCTCTTAGTGGGGTCACGGCCCTACTTCAGGTCTCTGTTTGTTGCATCCTCTGGTGGCAGAGGCCTGAATCACCTTTTTCTGTGGTGCATCTAACTTGAACTGAAAACTGGTTTATCCCGTTTCACTCGTTGGACCTTTTTTTCAaactctattttattttttatttttcatttacaggtCATGAACAATGACGTGTACATATACAATTTATAGGCTAATATAAAATTAAGACAACACCAACAGATTCAAAATAATATAGACAAACATAACACAGcctaaaaagttaaaataaccACAAAAGTAAAGCCAGGACGTAGACTAAGACAAAGATTAAATAAGAACCCTTAGAAAGCAGTAGTGTTGTGACAGTTTGACTCCTAGGATCATGTTTTTCATCTGGGCTGTCAGTCAAGTCTCAAATGTCACAAAGGATAGGCCACATAATGGACCCTCACGTTGAATGGAAATATCAGTATAATGAAAACCACAACGCAAAAGTTTTAAGC is from Micropterus dolomieu isolate WLL.071019.BEF.003 ecotype Adirondacks linkage group LG02, ASM2129224v1, whole genome shotgun sequence and encodes:
- the lg02h16orf89 gene encoding UPF0764 protein C16orf89 homolog; its protein translation is MPVSSPLLEERERERERERQPVLPAPLSRSDKTVPEPPDWDYTSENMRAAGHQLAAVLALFAAVCGSHAEVIDDILSSLSRGASFLERQHEHINLDGVVGFLMLQAELKEAVRTWPHTDTVSWAQRTSAVALVKRLDQSFDKAVAALQQNDPKYYREFEPLLSWSFWLIPQEWSSTDPSLVYPSSMTTECYDEQLSDKCLTLLLGTWKMNGTPCIVTKPCRDTMTRFGCPHYSLSHQLLYFMIGKMRGCSNLLKGDTRESRANMTERSYEKIFCSNMMKTNQDIIRDGLSEQTVDIFIENILICGLSGFFDFYKADWLQHILRLQDEEVGCFGRDKSIISQIIGDELLEQLQPHRRVKRREKILPDGCSSHMTAVAVGALGGYLNYYLAEQDITKRPLS